From Helicoverpa armigera isolate CAAS_96S chromosome 17, ASM3070526v1, whole genome shotgun sequence, one genomic window encodes:
- the LOC126055738 gene encoding protein groucho isoform X2 codes for MYPTATRHPAAAVRGPQPPAGPIKFTIADTLERIKEEFNFLQAQYHTLKLECEKLASEKTEMQRHYVMYYEMSYGLNVEMHKQTEIAKRLSAIIGQVLPFLAQEHQQQVASAVERAKQVTMSELNAIIGQQQQQGLQQLLQIHASAGLSHGVGGAQALLGAGGLLFAPGAAPPPPPHLPPPAHKVELPPPADIKPPVLPGGPAPPPLLPGQPPPRDDDRLGPRGHPQFSPKPRRSVSPHEREQKYRPRSPEPEALDVKRRKEEKVLGHVSLCSDSDAEKSDQDLVVDVANEEERGSPSVRTEGGERTENGPRPPSRSGSSSSRSTPKSSKDEKPGTPGSTAGCTGGTGGKPRAGTPTGRYALPYAYRAPHAPLYDPRANGIAPAKPLVLHVHCVLLHYPPAAYAYRAPHAPLYDPRANGIAPAKPAYSYHSCGGPLQPVGFPADALGGAGVPRAARAVAALPHGEVVCAVALSLSGASRHAYTGGKGCVKLWDISNPGSPAALEPLSQLDCLQRDNYIRSVKLLPDGRTLIVGGEASNLSIWDLASPTPRMRAELTSSAPACYALAISPDSKVCFSCCSDGNIAVWDLQNQTLVRQFQGHTDGASCIDISGDGTRLWTGGLDNTVRSWDLREGRQLHQHDFSSQIFSLGYCPTGSWLAVGMENSHVEVLHAGKPDRYQLLLHESCVLSLKFAAAGKWFVSTGKDNLLNAWRTPYGASIFQSKESSSVLSCDISADDKFIVTGSGDKKATVYEVMY; via the exons ATGTATCCAACTGCTACGCGGCACCCGGCGGCCGCGGTAAGg GGACCTCAGCCACCTGCAGGACCTATAAAATTTACAATAGCTGACACACTAGAGAGAATTAAAGAGGAATTCAACTTTTTACAAGCCCAATATCACAC tttgaaattggaatgtGAGAAACTGGCCAGTGAGAAGACGGAAATGCAGAGGCATTATGTTATG TATTATGAAATGTCATATGGTCTTAATGTGGAGATGCATAAACAG acAGAAATAGCAAAGAGACTGAGTGCTATAATAGGGCAGGTGCTCCCGTTCTTGGCACAGGAGCATCAGCAACAAGTGGCTTCTGCCGTGGAGAGAGCTAAGCAAGTCACCATGTCAGAACTCAACGCTATCATTGGG caacaacaacagcagGGTCTGCAGCAACTGCTT CAGATCCACGCGAGCGCGGGCCTGTCGCACGGCGTGGGCGGCGCGCAGGCGCTGCTGGGCGCCGGCGGCCTGCTGTTCGCGCCCGGCGCCgcgcccccgccgccgccgcatcTACCTCCCCCCGCACACAAG GTGGAGCTCCCCCCTCCCGCGGACATAAAGCCCCCCGTGCTGCCGGGCGggccggcgccgccgccgctgctgccgGGGCAGCCGCCGCCTAGAGACGACGACCGGCTCGGTCCTAGGGGGCATCCACAG TTTTCCCCCAAGCCGCGTCGCTCGGTGTCCCCGCACGAGCGCGAGCAGAAGTACCGGCCGCGCTCGCCCGAGCCCGAGGCCCTCGACGTCAAGCGCAGGAAGGAGGAGAAGGTACTGGGCCATGTGAGTCTATGTAGT GACAGCGACGCCGAAAAAAGTGATCAAGATCTTGTTGTTGATGTGGCAAACGAG GAGGAGAGAGGGTCACCCAGTGTCCGCACGGAGGGAGGAGAGAGGACAGAGAACGGGCCGCGACCTCCTTCGAGATCAGGCTCGTCCTCCAGTCGGTCCACGCCCAAGAGTTCCAAAGAC GAAAAGCCAGGCACACCGGGCAGCACAGCGGGCTGCACGGGTGGAACGGGCGGGAAGCCTCGAGCCGGGACGCCGACCGGGCGCTACGCCCTCCCCTACGCCTACCGCGCCCCGCACGCGCCGCTCTACGACCCGCGCGCCAACGGCATCGCGCCTGCCAAGCCGTTAGTATTACACGTACACTGTGTCTTACTGCACTACCCACCTGCTGCCTACGCCTACCGCGCCCCGCACGCGCCGCTCTACGACCCGCGCGCCAACGGCATCGCGCCTGCCAAGCC AGCATATTCATACCACTCATGCGGCGGTCCCCTGCAGCCGGTGGGCTTCCCGGCGGACGCgctgggcggcgcgggcgtgcCGCGGGCTGCTCGCGCCGTGGCCGCCTTACCGCACGGCGAGGTCGTCTGCGCAGTCGCGCTGTCACTGTCGGGGGCCTCGCGACACGCCTACACCGGCGGCAAGGGATGCGTCAAACTATGGGATATATCCAATCCAGGCTCACCTGCGGCGTTAGAACCCTTGTCGCAGCTTGATTGTTTG CAACGCGACAACTACATTCGTTCGGTGAAGCTGCTGCCGGACGGGCGGACGCTGATCGTGGGCGGCGAGGCGTCCAACCTGTCCATCTGGGACCTGGCGTCGCCCACACCCCGCATGCGGGCCGAGCTCACCTCCTCCGCGCCCGCCTGCTACGCGCTCGCCATCAGCCCCGACTCTAAG GTGTGCTTCAGCTGTTGTTCAGACGGCAACATAGCGGTGTGGGATCTTCAGAACCAAACATTAGTTAGGCAATTCCAAG GTCACACGGACGGCGCGTCGTGCATCGACATCAGCGGCGACGGCACGCGGCTGTGGACGGGCGGGCTGGACAACACCGTCCGCTCGTGGGACCTGCGCGAGGGCCGCCAGCTGCACCAGCACGACTTCTCCAGCCAGATCTTCTCGCTCGGATACTGTCCCACGG GTTCGTGGCTAGCAGTGGGCATGGAGAACTCTCACGTGGAGGTGCTACACGCGGGCAAGCCGGACCGCTACCAGCTGCTGCTGCACGAGTCCTGCGTGCTCTCGCTGAAGTTCGCGGCCGCCGGCAAGTGGTTCGTGTCCACGGGGAAGGACAACCTGCTCAATGCTTGGCGTACGCCTTATGGAGCTAGTATATTCCAG TCTAAGGAGTCATCATCGGTGCTCAGTTGTGATATATCAGCGGACGATAAGTTCATAGTGACGGGTTCAGGTGACAAGAAGGCGACAGTCTACGAAGTGATGTACTGA
- the LOC126055738 gene encoding protein groucho isoform X8, translating to MYPTATRHPAAAVRGPQPPAGPIKFTIADTLERIKEEFNFLQAQYHTLKLECEKLASEKTEMQRHYVMYYEMSYGLNVEMHKQTEIAKRLSAIIGQVLPFLAQEHQQQVASAVERAKQVTMSELNAIIGQQIHASAGLSHGVGGAQALLGAGGLLFAPGAAPPPPPHLPPPAHKVELPPPADIKPPVLPGGPAPPPLLPGQPPPRDDDRLGPRGHPQFSPKPRRSVSPHEREQKYRPRSPEPEALDVKRRKEEKVLGHVSLCSDSDAEKSDQDLVVDVANEEERGSPSVRTEGGERTENGPRPPSRSGSSSSRSTPKSSKDEKPGTPGSTAGCTGGTGGKPRAGTPTGRYALPYAYRAPHAPLYDPRANGIAPAKPLVLHVHCVLLHYPPAAYAYRAPHAPLYDPRANGIAPAKPAYSYHSCGGPLQPVGFPADALGGAGVPRAARAVAALPHGEVVCAVALSLSGASRHAYTGGKGCVKLWDISNPGSPAALEPLSQLDCLQRDNYIRSVKLLPDGRTLIVGGEASNLSIWDLASPTPRMRAELTSSAPACYALAISPDSKVCFSCCSDGNIAVWDLQNQTLVRQFQGHTDGASCIDISGDGTRLWTGGLDNTVRSWDLREGRQLHQHDFSSQIFSLGYCPTGSWLAVGMENSHVEVLHAGKPDRYQLLLHESCVLSLKFAAAGKWFVSTGKDNLLNAWRTPYGASIFQSKESSSVLSCDISADDKFIVTGSGDKKATVYEVMY from the exons ATGTATCCAACTGCTACGCGGCACCCGGCGGCCGCGGTAAGg GGACCTCAGCCACCTGCAGGACCTATAAAATTTACAATAGCTGACACACTAGAGAGAATTAAAGAGGAATTCAACTTTTTACAAGCCCAATATCACAC tttgaaattggaatgtGAGAAACTGGCCAGTGAGAAGACGGAAATGCAGAGGCATTATGTTATG TATTATGAAATGTCATATGGTCTTAATGTGGAGATGCATAAACAG acAGAAATAGCAAAGAGACTGAGTGCTATAATAGGGCAGGTGCTCCCGTTCTTGGCACAGGAGCATCAGCAACAAGTGGCTTCTGCCGTGGAGAGAGCTAAGCAAGTCACCATGTCAGAACTCAACGCTATCATTGGG CAGCAGATCCACGCGAGCGCGGGCCTGTCGCACGGCGTGGGCGGCGCGCAGGCGCTGCTGGGCGCCGGCGGCCTGCTGTTCGCGCCCGGCGCCgcgcccccgccgccgccgcatcTACCTCCCCCCGCACACAAG GTGGAGCTCCCCCCTCCCGCGGACATAAAGCCCCCCGTGCTGCCGGGCGggccggcgccgccgccgctgctgccgGGGCAGCCGCCGCCTAGAGACGACGACCGGCTCGGTCCTAGGGGGCATCCACAG TTTTCCCCCAAGCCGCGTCGCTCGGTGTCCCCGCACGAGCGCGAGCAGAAGTACCGGCCGCGCTCGCCCGAGCCCGAGGCCCTCGACGTCAAGCGCAGGAAGGAGGAGAAGGTACTGGGCCATGTGAGTCTATGTAGT GACAGCGACGCCGAAAAAAGTGATCAAGATCTTGTTGTTGATGTGGCAAACGAG GAGGAGAGAGGGTCACCCAGTGTCCGCACGGAGGGAGGAGAGAGGACAGAGAACGGGCCGCGACCTCCTTCGAGATCAGGCTCGTCCTCCAGTCGGTCCACGCCCAAGAGTTCCAAAGAC GAAAAGCCAGGCACACCGGGCAGCACAGCGGGCTGCACGGGTGGAACGGGCGGGAAGCCTCGAGCCGGGACGCCGACCGGGCGCTACGCCCTCCCCTACGCCTACCGCGCCCCGCACGCGCCGCTCTACGACCCGCGCGCCAACGGCATCGCGCCTGCCAAGCCGTTAGTATTACACGTACACTGTGTCTTACTGCACTACCCACCTGCTGCCTACGCCTACCGCGCCCCGCACGCGCCGCTCTACGACCCGCGCGCCAACGGCATCGCGCCTGCCAAGCC AGCATATTCATACCACTCATGCGGCGGTCCCCTGCAGCCGGTGGGCTTCCCGGCGGACGCgctgggcggcgcgggcgtgcCGCGGGCTGCTCGCGCCGTGGCCGCCTTACCGCACGGCGAGGTCGTCTGCGCAGTCGCGCTGTCACTGTCGGGGGCCTCGCGACACGCCTACACCGGCGGCAAGGGATGCGTCAAACTATGGGATATATCCAATCCAGGCTCACCTGCGGCGTTAGAACCCTTGTCGCAGCTTGATTGTTTG CAACGCGACAACTACATTCGTTCGGTGAAGCTGCTGCCGGACGGGCGGACGCTGATCGTGGGCGGCGAGGCGTCCAACCTGTCCATCTGGGACCTGGCGTCGCCCACACCCCGCATGCGGGCCGAGCTCACCTCCTCCGCGCCCGCCTGCTACGCGCTCGCCATCAGCCCCGACTCTAAG GTGTGCTTCAGCTGTTGTTCAGACGGCAACATAGCGGTGTGGGATCTTCAGAACCAAACATTAGTTAGGCAATTCCAAG GTCACACGGACGGCGCGTCGTGCATCGACATCAGCGGCGACGGCACGCGGCTGTGGACGGGCGGGCTGGACAACACCGTCCGCTCGTGGGACCTGCGCGAGGGCCGCCAGCTGCACCAGCACGACTTCTCCAGCCAGATCTTCTCGCTCGGATACTGTCCCACGG GTTCGTGGCTAGCAGTGGGCATGGAGAACTCTCACGTGGAGGTGCTACACGCGGGCAAGCCGGACCGCTACCAGCTGCTGCTGCACGAGTCCTGCGTGCTCTCGCTGAAGTTCGCGGCCGCCGGCAAGTGGTTCGTGTCCACGGGGAAGGACAACCTGCTCAATGCTTGGCGTACGCCTTATGGAGCTAGTATATTCCAG TCTAAGGAGTCATCATCGGTGCTCAGTTGTGATATATCAGCGGACGATAAGTTCATAGTGACGGGTTCAGGTGACAAGAAGGCGACAGTCTACGAAGTGATGTACTGA
- the LOC126055738 gene encoding protein groucho isoform X9: MYPTATRHPAAAVRGPQPPAGPIKFTIADTLERIKEEFNFLQAQYHTLKLECEKLASEKTEMQRHYVMYYEMSYGLNVEMHKQTEIAKRLSAIIGQVLPFLAQEHQQQVASAVERAKQVTMSELNAIIGQIHASAGLSHGVGGAQALLGAGGLLFAPGAAPPPPPHLPPPAHKVELPPPADIKPPVLPGGPAPPPLLPGQPPPRDDDRLGPRGHPQFSPKPRRSVSPHEREQKYRPRSPEPEALDVKRRKEEKVLGHVSLCSDSDAEKSDQDLVVDVANEEERGSPSVRTEGGERTENGPRPPSRSGSSSSRSTPKSSKDEKPGTPGSTAGCTGGTGGKPRAGTPTGRYALPYAYRAPHAPLYDPRANGIAPAKPLVLHVHCVLLHYPPAAYAYRAPHAPLYDPRANGIAPAKPAYSYHSCGGPLQPVGFPADALGGAGVPRAARAVAALPHGEVVCAVALSLSGASRHAYTGGKGCVKLWDISNPGSPAALEPLSQLDCLQRDNYIRSVKLLPDGRTLIVGGEASNLSIWDLASPTPRMRAELTSSAPACYALAISPDSKVCFSCCSDGNIAVWDLQNQTLVRQFQGHTDGASCIDISGDGTRLWTGGLDNTVRSWDLREGRQLHQHDFSSQIFSLGYCPTGSWLAVGMENSHVEVLHAGKPDRYQLLLHESCVLSLKFAAAGKWFVSTGKDNLLNAWRTPYGASIFQSKESSSVLSCDISADDKFIVTGSGDKKATVYEVMY; the protein is encoded by the exons ATGTATCCAACTGCTACGCGGCACCCGGCGGCCGCGGTAAGg GGACCTCAGCCACCTGCAGGACCTATAAAATTTACAATAGCTGACACACTAGAGAGAATTAAAGAGGAATTCAACTTTTTACAAGCCCAATATCACAC tttgaaattggaatgtGAGAAACTGGCCAGTGAGAAGACGGAAATGCAGAGGCATTATGTTATG TATTATGAAATGTCATATGGTCTTAATGTGGAGATGCATAAACAG acAGAAATAGCAAAGAGACTGAGTGCTATAATAGGGCAGGTGCTCCCGTTCTTGGCACAGGAGCATCAGCAACAAGTGGCTTCTGCCGTGGAGAGAGCTAAGCAAGTCACCATGTCAGAACTCAACGCTATCATTGGG CAGATCCACGCGAGCGCGGGCCTGTCGCACGGCGTGGGCGGCGCGCAGGCGCTGCTGGGCGCCGGCGGCCTGCTGTTCGCGCCCGGCGCCgcgcccccgccgccgccgcatcTACCTCCCCCCGCACACAAG GTGGAGCTCCCCCCTCCCGCGGACATAAAGCCCCCCGTGCTGCCGGGCGggccggcgccgccgccgctgctgccgGGGCAGCCGCCGCCTAGAGACGACGACCGGCTCGGTCCTAGGGGGCATCCACAG TTTTCCCCCAAGCCGCGTCGCTCGGTGTCCCCGCACGAGCGCGAGCAGAAGTACCGGCCGCGCTCGCCCGAGCCCGAGGCCCTCGACGTCAAGCGCAGGAAGGAGGAGAAGGTACTGGGCCATGTGAGTCTATGTAGT GACAGCGACGCCGAAAAAAGTGATCAAGATCTTGTTGTTGATGTGGCAAACGAG GAGGAGAGAGGGTCACCCAGTGTCCGCACGGAGGGAGGAGAGAGGACAGAGAACGGGCCGCGACCTCCTTCGAGATCAGGCTCGTCCTCCAGTCGGTCCACGCCCAAGAGTTCCAAAGAC GAAAAGCCAGGCACACCGGGCAGCACAGCGGGCTGCACGGGTGGAACGGGCGGGAAGCCTCGAGCCGGGACGCCGACCGGGCGCTACGCCCTCCCCTACGCCTACCGCGCCCCGCACGCGCCGCTCTACGACCCGCGCGCCAACGGCATCGCGCCTGCCAAGCCGTTAGTATTACACGTACACTGTGTCTTACTGCACTACCCACCTGCTGCCTACGCCTACCGCGCCCCGCACGCGCCGCTCTACGACCCGCGCGCCAACGGCATCGCGCCTGCCAAGCC AGCATATTCATACCACTCATGCGGCGGTCCCCTGCAGCCGGTGGGCTTCCCGGCGGACGCgctgggcggcgcgggcgtgcCGCGGGCTGCTCGCGCCGTGGCCGCCTTACCGCACGGCGAGGTCGTCTGCGCAGTCGCGCTGTCACTGTCGGGGGCCTCGCGACACGCCTACACCGGCGGCAAGGGATGCGTCAAACTATGGGATATATCCAATCCAGGCTCACCTGCGGCGTTAGAACCCTTGTCGCAGCTTGATTGTTTG CAACGCGACAACTACATTCGTTCGGTGAAGCTGCTGCCGGACGGGCGGACGCTGATCGTGGGCGGCGAGGCGTCCAACCTGTCCATCTGGGACCTGGCGTCGCCCACACCCCGCATGCGGGCCGAGCTCACCTCCTCCGCGCCCGCCTGCTACGCGCTCGCCATCAGCCCCGACTCTAAG GTGTGCTTCAGCTGTTGTTCAGACGGCAACATAGCGGTGTGGGATCTTCAGAACCAAACATTAGTTAGGCAATTCCAAG GTCACACGGACGGCGCGTCGTGCATCGACATCAGCGGCGACGGCACGCGGCTGTGGACGGGCGGGCTGGACAACACCGTCCGCTCGTGGGACCTGCGCGAGGGCCGCCAGCTGCACCAGCACGACTTCTCCAGCCAGATCTTCTCGCTCGGATACTGTCCCACGG GTTCGTGGCTAGCAGTGGGCATGGAGAACTCTCACGTGGAGGTGCTACACGCGGGCAAGCCGGACCGCTACCAGCTGCTGCTGCACGAGTCCTGCGTGCTCTCGCTGAAGTTCGCGGCCGCCGGCAAGTGGTTCGTGTCCACGGGGAAGGACAACCTGCTCAATGCTTGGCGTACGCCTTATGGAGCTAGTATATTCCAG TCTAAGGAGTCATCATCGGTGCTCAGTTGTGATATATCAGCGGACGATAAGTTCATAGTGACGGGTTCAGGTGACAAGAAGGCGACAGTCTACGAAGTGATGTACTGA
- the LOC126055738 gene encoding protein groucho isoform X3 produces MYPTATRHPAAAGPQPPAGPIKFTIADTLERIKEEFNFLQAQYHTLKLECEKLASEKTEMQRHYVMYYEMSYGLNVEMHKQTEIAKRLSAIIGQVLPFLAQEHQQQVASAVERAKQVTMSELNAIIGQQQQQGLQQLLQQIHASAGLSHGVGGAQALLGAGGLLFAPGAAPPPPPHLPPPAHKVELPPPADIKPPVLPGGPAPPPLLPGQPPPRDDDRLGPRGHPQFSPKPRRSVSPHEREQKYRPRSPEPEALDVKRRKEEKVLGHVSLCSDSDAEKSDQDLVVDVANEEERGSPSVRTEGGERTENGPRPPSRSGSSSSRSTPKSSKDEKPGTPGSTAGCTGGTGGKPRAGTPTGRYALPYAYRAPHAPLYDPRANGIAPAKPLVLHVHCVLLHYPPAAYAYRAPHAPLYDPRANGIAPAKPAYSYHSCGGPLQPVGFPADALGGAGVPRAARAVAALPHGEVVCAVALSLSGASRHAYTGGKGCVKLWDISNPGSPAALEPLSQLDCLQRDNYIRSVKLLPDGRTLIVGGEASNLSIWDLASPTPRMRAELTSSAPACYALAISPDSKVCFSCCSDGNIAVWDLQNQTLVRQFQGHTDGASCIDISGDGTRLWTGGLDNTVRSWDLREGRQLHQHDFSSQIFSLGYCPTGSWLAVGMENSHVEVLHAGKPDRYQLLLHESCVLSLKFAAAGKWFVSTGKDNLLNAWRTPYGASIFQSKESSSVLSCDISADDKFIVTGSGDKKATVYEVMY; encoded by the exons ATGTATCCAACTGCTACGCGGCACCCGGCGGCCGCG GGACCTCAGCCACCTGCAGGACCTATAAAATTTACAATAGCTGACACACTAGAGAGAATTAAAGAGGAATTCAACTTTTTACAAGCCCAATATCACAC tttgaaattggaatgtGAGAAACTGGCCAGTGAGAAGACGGAAATGCAGAGGCATTATGTTATG TATTATGAAATGTCATATGGTCTTAATGTGGAGATGCATAAACAG acAGAAATAGCAAAGAGACTGAGTGCTATAATAGGGCAGGTGCTCCCGTTCTTGGCACAGGAGCATCAGCAACAAGTGGCTTCTGCCGTGGAGAGAGCTAAGCAAGTCACCATGTCAGAACTCAACGCTATCATTGGG caacaacaacagcagGGTCTGCAGCAACTGCTT CAGCAGATCCACGCGAGCGCGGGCCTGTCGCACGGCGTGGGCGGCGCGCAGGCGCTGCTGGGCGCCGGCGGCCTGCTGTTCGCGCCCGGCGCCgcgcccccgccgccgccgcatcTACCTCCCCCCGCACACAAG GTGGAGCTCCCCCCTCCCGCGGACATAAAGCCCCCCGTGCTGCCGGGCGggccggcgccgccgccgctgctgccgGGGCAGCCGCCGCCTAGAGACGACGACCGGCTCGGTCCTAGGGGGCATCCACAG TTTTCCCCCAAGCCGCGTCGCTCGGTGTCCCCGCACGAGCGCGAGCAGAAGTACCGGCCGCGCTCGCCCGAGCCCGAGGCCCTCGACGTCAAGCGCAGGAAGGAGGAGAAGGTACTGGGCCATGTGAGTCTATGTAGT GACAGCGACGCCGAAAAAAGTGATCAAGATCTTGTTGTTGATGTGGCAAACGAG GAGGAGAGAGGGTCACCCAGTGTCCGCACGGAGGGAGGAGAGAGGACAGAGAACGGGCCGCGACCTCCTTCGAGATCAGGCTCGTCCTCCAGTCGGTCCACGCCCAAGAGTTCCAAAGAC GAAAAGCCAGGCACACCGGGCAGCACAGCGGGCTGCACGGGTGGAACGGGCGGGAAGCCTCGAGCCGGGACGCCGACCGGGCGCTACGCCCTCCCCTACGCCTACCGCGCCCCGCACGCGCCGCTCTACGACCCGCGCGCCAACGGCATCGCGCCTGCCAAGCCGTTAGTATTACACGTACACTGTGTCTTACTGCACTACCCACCTGCTGCCTACGCCTACCGCGCCCCGCACGCGCCGCTCTACGACCCGCGCGCCAACGGCATCGCGCCTGCCAAGCC AGCATATTCATACCACTCATGCGGCGGTCCCCTGCAGCCGGTGGGCTTCCCGGCGGACGCgctgggcggcgcgggcgtgcCGCGGGCTGCTCGCGCCGTGGCCGCCTTACCGCACGGCGAGGTCGTCTGCGCAGTCGCGCTGTCACTGTCGGGGGCCTCGCGACACGCCTACACCGGCGGCAAGGGATGCGTCAAACTATGGGATATATCCAATCCAGGCTCACCTGCGGCGTTAGAACCCTTGTCGCAGCTTGATTGTTTG CAACGCGACAACTACATTCGTTCGGTGAAGCTGCTGCCGGACGGGCGGACGCTGATCGTGGGCGGCGAGGCGTCCAACCTGTCCATCTGGGACCTGGCGTCGCCCACACCCCGCATGCGGGCCGAGCTCACCTCCTCCGCGCCCGCCTGCTACGCGCTCGCCATCAGCCCCGACTCTAAG GTGTGCTTCAGCTGTTGTTCAGACGGCAACATAGCGGTGTGGGATCTTCAGAACCAAACATTAGTTAGGCAATTCCAAG GTCACACGGACGGCGCGTCGTGCATCGACATCAGCGGCGACGGCACGCGGCTGTGGACGGGCGGGCTGGACAACACCGTCCGCTCGTGGGACCTGCGCGAGGGCCGCCAGCTGCACCAGCACGACTTCTCCAGCCAGATCTTCTCGCTCGGATACTGTCCCACGG GTTCGTGGCTAGCAGTGGGCATGGAGAACTCTCACGTGGAGGTGCTACACGCGGGCAAGCCGGACCGCTACCAGCTGCTGCTGCACGAGTCCTGCGTGCTCTCGCTGAAGTTCGCGGCCGCCGGCAAGTGGTTCGTGTCCACGGGGAAGGACAACCTGCTCAATGCTTGGCGTACGCCTTATGGAGCTAGTATATTCCAG TCTAAGGAGTCATCATCGGTGCTCAGTTGTGATATATCAGCGGACGATAAGTTCATAGTGACGGGTTCAGGTGACAAGAAGGCGACAGTCTACGAAGTGATGTACTGA